The following proteins are co-located in the Camelina sativa cultivar DH55 chromosome 12, Cs, whole genome shotgun sequence genome:
- the LOC104732931 gene encoding germin-like protein subfamily 1 member 13 has translation MKVSKCLILITLSALVISFAKAYDPSPLQDFCVAIDDPKNGVFVNGKFCKDPKQAKPEDFFFSGLNEAGNTVNDVKSNVTTVNVDQIPGLNTMGISLVRIDYAPYGQNPPHTHPRATEILVLLEGTLYVGFVSSNQDNNRLFAKMLHPGDVFVFPIGMIHFQVNVGKTPAVAFAGLSSQNAGVITIADTVFGSTPPINPEILAQAFKLDVNVVKDLEAKFKN, from the exons ATGAAGGTTTCCAAGTGTCTCATCCTGATTACCTTATCTGCTTTGGTAATTTCCTTTGCCAAAGCTTACGATCCAAGTCCACTCCAAGACTTCTGTGTAGCCATTGATGATCCCAAAAATGGTG TTTTTGTGAATGGCAAGTTCTGTAAGGATCCCAAGCAAGCGAAGCcagaagatttcttcttctccgggcTCAACGAGGCAGGTAATACTGTTAATGATGTCAAATCTAATGTGACAACGGTCAATGTCGATCAGATTCCAGGGCTAAACACTATGGGAATATCCTTGGTCCGCATCGACTATGCACCATATGGCCAAAACCCGCCTCACACACACCCTCGTGCCACTGAGATCCTTGTTCTTCTCGAGGGAACATTGTATGTCGGGTTTGTCTCTTCCAATCAAGACAATAACCGTCTATTTGCCAAAATGCTGCACCCCGGCGACGTGTTCGTGTTCCCCATAGGAATGATCCATTTTCAAGTGAATGTCGGTAAGACCCCTGCCGTAGCCTTTGCTGGACTGAGTAGTCAGAACGCTGGTGTTATCACGATCGCAGATACTGTGTTTGGGTCAACGCCCCCGATTAATCCAGAGATTTTAGCTCAGGCGTTTAAGTTAGATGTCAATGTTGTCAAGGACCTTGAAGCCAAgttcaaaaactaa